In Nicotiana tabacum cultivar K326 chromosome 19, ASM71507v2, whole genome shotgun sequence, one DNA window encodes the following:
- the LOC107831863 gene encoding DNA polymerase zeta catalytic subunit isoform X1: MGDSQTDSNFFSVRIVSIDYYMAAPIPGFDICYSSFQGGRVNEVPVIRVYGATPAGQKTCLHLHGALPYFYVPWSDLFLQSDQKGSECTNALALALEKVLKLKGNAGSKRQHVHGCSLVRARKFYGYHSSEELFVKIYLYHPQDVSRAANLLLGGAVMDKSLQPHESHIPFLLQFLVDYSLYGMGHLHVSKMKFRNPIPDTFAPRKAKCFDRRRHSDMSTSMTAEFQVDLGGEACFNTPIWVSSTITDDWIWTGSSQADLSTNPDIPNIKRQSISDLEGDAIVDGCNSESAVYILYVPFTDQLPRENGSVNNTNLGGLSIAKFIEEEFARNGVHEVGLPPDPGKPLRDDVLRTLSHGLGYEEILMELSNDVNTSSSDIPQSINSSMNDGSVAKHVHCGSLNSIREPSRCSEEGLFQDHVVVESREETDACPKQMLADKLKAAVSVVPSQDLKASDQDALRLLNWLASSQASEDINSDDDLAREIILSPLMPAATINTVLEKANVAYENESQQECEDILDSVHGCHFEELDRKTSESISSDHSCRSSPGVMIPQLDGSNDDPSPHRKLGASSQADLLNNASLAISNKHKKKKPGWCSLPISLGQNVNDCSHPNPANTSSNHICGERDDRGTSSHMSFNKYPNFLTGSLNASANCEMEASMIVECSTRDLMRVKRSYHAEFPEYENQVKKVQFGAKGKEDSFLYAESRHDEKEKMPLDSLISRSAITDQPKECHERNSCLALQMQADPGDIKADKSNCPSYGKLPLSSCSLLANALKDGVFLSSEGPHVEVVRRTSASLQNYGTSDASTSQGTKELFQLPDVENQKTAIYMGSCGCSSRENVDSCVKCTKTSNSDLCTSVFAPYSQFASETEGKFTGFGKLLQKNAVGLSQSPVGPNSPTSAVTGVSGDSVELIGMTFIKKPPKVEFTDEPGRNAQLACGAPSYHVGNRKNKTRTCAQDRGLDECSPFFEGKCLVGEKICSTSSGTRNYIHCQDNMLGVPIHYQNDGSYLYMLTPVYSPPRSECVQQWLSLDCIESSKMNVVSGPPVYPSIKVCSDDVAESQGSQSTFGAQPLMDSVSASEPNPNYLQAKENYQESNSVQMNSVSPHARIKQQNENIILKCEPSMRGSQDLSQISGPDGKSRLTPLSQTGFRDPASIGCGQQLTILSIEVQAESRGDLRPDPRVDAVRIVVLVFQEDDDLRSDTHVLVHCNGESVQKDLDGLSECKVFTFSEERQVFVHFIKMINSFDPDILMGWDIQGGSLGFLAERAAYLGIGLLNNISRTPSEGNIVSRDSEGGKLSDVFSEAVATDPMFHEDSAIIDDEWGRTHASGVHVGGRIVLNIWRLMRGEVKLNLYTLEAVAEAVLRRKVPYIPTKVLTNWFLSGPGRARYRCIEYVLERAKLNLHIMNQLDVVNRTSELARIFGIDFFSVLSRGSQYRVESMFLRLAHAQNYVAVAPGNQQVASQPAMECIPLVLEPKSGFYADPVVVLDFQSLYPSMIIAYNLCFCTCLGKVTSAKTNILGVSSYSPDKNVMHNLKDEILLTPNGVMYVPPKVRKGVLPRLLEEILDTRIMVKTAMKKLAPGQQVLHRIFNARQLALKLIANVTYGYTAAGFSGRMPCAELADSIVQCARRTLESAISFVNTNDRWNAKVIYGDTDSMFVLLEGRSVEEAFRIGHEIASEVTAMNPNPVTLKMEKVYDSCFLLTKKQYVGYSYENLGQSKPVFDAKGIETVRRDTCGAVSKIMERSIRVFFEYKDIEKVKHYLVRQWKKIISGRVSLQDFVFAKEVRLGTYSAQASSLPPAAIVATKAMRVDPRAEPRYAERVPYVVVHGEPGARLADVVVDPLDLLSIDSPYRLNDIYYIKKQIIPALQRVFGLVRADLNQWFSDMPRPEREAAGKRHPFAANAHRTRIDYYYMSKHCILCGELIQASSYVCQNCSRNEAVVAAALTGRTSILERNIQHLATICRHCGGGDWLVESGVKCISLACSVFFERRKIQKELRSLSAVTTDAGFYPSCVVEWF; encoded by the exons atgggGGATTCTCAGACCGATTCGAACTTCTTCAGTGTTCGAATTGTTTCAATAGACTATTACATGGCCGCTCCAATTCCTGGCTTCGACATTTGTTACAGCAGTTTCCAAG GTGGGAGAGTAAATGAGGTTCCTGTGATCAGAGTGTATGGTGCCACTCCTGCTGGCCAGAAGACCTGTTTGCACCTTCATGGG GCTCTGCCTTATTTTTATGTTCCATGGTCAGATCTCTTCCTCCAATCAGATCAAAAAG GGAGTGAATGCACGAATGCTCTAGCTCTTGCTCTTGAGAAGGTGCTCAAG CTTAAAGGCAATGCTGGCTCAAAACGTCAACATGTCCACGGTTGCAGCCTTGTACGAGCAAGGAAGTTTTATGGTTATCATTCTTCTGAGGAACTGTTTGTGAAGATCTATCT CTATCATCCACAGGATGTCTCGCGCGCTGCCAATCTACTTCTG GGAGGTGCAGTAATGGATAAGTCATTACAGCCCCACGAATCTCATATACCTTTCCTTCTTCAATTCCTG GTTGACTATAGCTTGTATGGGATGGGTCATCTACATGTATCAAAGATGAAGTTCCGCAATCCAATACCAGATACTTTCGCTCCAAGAAAGGCTAAATGCTTTGATAGAAGAAGGCATTCTGATATGTCCACTTCCATGACTGCAGAGTTTCAG GTTGATTTAGGTGGTGAGGCTTGTTTCAACACACCAATTTGGGTATCTTCTACAATTACGGACGATTGGATATGGACAGGCTCTAGTCAGGCTGACCTTTCAACAAATCCGGATATCCCTAACATTAAGCGACAAAGTATCTCTGACCTTGAAGGAGATGCTATTGTTGATGGTTG CAATTCTGAATCAGCAGTTTATATCCTGTATGTCCCTTTCACAGACCAGCTCCCAAGAGAAAATGGTTCAGTCAATAATACCAATTTGGGAGGTTTGTCAATAGCCAAGTTTATTGAG GAGGagtttgcaaggaatggggtgcACGAAGTGGGTTTGCCTCCTGATCCTGGTAAACCCCTTCGAGATGATGTCTTGAGAACACTTTCTCATGGGCTTGGATATGAAGAGATTCTAATGGAATTAAGCAATGATGTGAACACTTCTTCTTCTGATATTCCACAGTCAATCAACTCATCAATGAATGATGGGAGCGTTGCCAAACATGTACATTGTGGCTCTTTAAATAGTATACGGGAACCATCCCGATGCTCAGAAGAAGGATTATTTCAAGATCATGTTGTTGTTGAATCAAGGGAGGAAACTGATGCATGTCCCAAGCAGATGTTAGCTGATAAATTGAAAGCAGCTGTTTCCGTGGTACCATCACAGGATTTGAAG GCTTCAGATCAGGATGCCTTGAGACTTCTAAATTGGCTTGCATCTTCTCAAGCTTCAGAGGACATAAACTCCGATGATGACCTTGCTCGGGAAATCATTTTGAGTCCTTTAATGCCAGCAGCGACTATTAATACGGTGTTGGAGAAGGCAAATGTGGCCTATGAGAATGAATCTCAGCAAGAGTGTGAGGACATTCTTGATTCTGTTCACGGTTGTCATTTTGAAGAATTAGACAGAAAAACTTCTGAGTCCATCAGCAGTGATCATTCGTGCAGAAGTTCGCCGGGTGTGATGATTCCTCAGCTGGATGGCTCCAATGATGATCCAAGCCCACATAGAAAACTCGGAGCATCTTCCCAAGCAGATTTATTGAATAATGCTAGTTTAGCCATTAGCaataaacacaaaaagaaaaaaccaGGATGGTGCTCTTTACCCATTTCTTTGGGTCAAAATGTGAATGATTGTTCACATCCAAATCCAGCTAACACATCTAGCAATCACATTTGTGGCGAAAGAGATGACAGAGGAACTTCTTCTCACATGAGTTTTAACAAATACCCTAATTTTCTAACGGGCAGTTTGAATGCATCTGCTAATTGTGAAATGGAAGCTAGTATGATAGTTGAATGCTCTACGCGTGATTTGATGAGGGTAAAAAGATCCTATCATGCTGAGTTTCCTGAATATGAAAATCAGGTAAAAAAAGTACAATTTGGtgcaaaaggaaaagaagattcTTTTCTTTATGCAGAATCCAGACATGATGAGAAAGAGAAAATGCCTCTTGATTCCTTGATATCTCGATCAGCAATCACGGATCAACCAAAAGAATGTCATGAGAGGAACTCATGTCTTGCACTTCAGATGCAGGCTGATCCTGGTGATATCAAAGCTGACAAATCTAATTGTCCTTCATATGGTAAGTTGCCTCTTTCATCCTGCTCTCTGCTGGCAAATGCATTAAAAGATGGAGTGTTTCTTTCTTCTGAAGGACCTCATGTTGAGGTTGTCCGCAGAACATCTGCAAGTTTGCAAAATTATGGAACTAGTGATGCATCCACCTCACAGGGGACAAAAGAACTATTCCAGCTTCCTGATGTTGAGAATCAAAAAACTGCCATTTACATGGGAAGCTGTGGATGCTCTAGTCGTGAAAATGTTGACAGCTGTGTGAAATGTACTAAAACTTCAAATTCTGATCTTTGTACTTCTGTATTTGCTCCATATTCTCAGTTCGCATCTGAAACTGAAGGTAAATTTACTGGTTTTGGGAAATTGCTGCAAAAAAATGCAGTAGGTTTAAGTCAATCTCCTGTTGGTCCTAATAGTCCAACATCTGCAGTAACTGGTGTATCTGGTGACTCTGTGGAACTTATAGGCATGACCTTCATCAAGAAACCTCCTAAGGTGGAGTTCACAGATGAACCTGGACGCAATGCTCAGTTAGCATGTGGTGCCCCTAGTTACCATGTGGGGAACAGGAAAAATAAAACAAGGACATGTGCCCAGGATAGAGGTTTAGATGAATGCTCCCCTTTCTTTGAGGGGAAATGCCTAGTAGGAGAAAAGATTTGCAGTACTAGTTCTGGAACAAGGAACTACATTCATTGTCAAGACAATATGTTGGGTGTACCCATTCACTATCAAAATGATGGGTCTTATTTATACATGCTGACTCCTGTTTATTCACCACCACGAAGTGAATGTGTTCAACAATGGCTGTCACTTGATTGTATAGAATCTTCTAAAATGAATGTAGTTTCTGGCCCACCAGTGTACCCGTCAATAAAGGTTTGCTCTGATGATGTAGCAGAATCACAGGGTTCTCAATCCACCTTTGGTGCTCAACCTTTGATGGATTCTGTCTCTGCTTCAGAACCAAATCCAAATTATCTTCAAGCTAAAGAAAATTATCAGGAAAGCAATAGTGTACAAATGAATTCTGTTTCTCCCCATGCAAGAataaaacaacaaaatgaaaatatTATCTTGAAATGTGAACCATCAATGCGTGGCTCTCAAGATCTCTCCCAGATATCCGGTCCTGATGGAAAATCAAGGCTAACTCCTTTAAGTCAAACTGGTTTTCGGGACCCTGCTAGTATCGGTTGTGGACAGCAGTTAACAATATTGAGCATAGAGGTCCAAGCAGAATCCAGGGGTGATCTGAGACCTGATCCTCGAGTTGATGCCGTAAGAATTGTTGTTCTCGTTTTCCAGGAAGATGATGATCTAAGATCTGATACTCACGTACTTGTGCATTGCAATGGTGAATCTGTTCAAAAAGACCTTGATGGATTATCTGAGTGTAAAGTTTTCACTTTCTCTGAAGAGAGGCAAGTATTTGTTCATTTCATAAAGATGATTAATTCTTTTGACCCAGACATACTTATGGGATGGGATATTCAAGGCGGTTCCCTTGGGTTTCTTGCTGAACGGGCTGCATACCTTGGCATTGGTTTGCTTAACAATATATCTCGCACTCCATCAGAGGGAAATATAGTTTCTAGAGACTCTGAAGGAGGAAAACTAAGTGATGTTTTTTCTGAAGCTGTTGCAACTGACCCAATGTTTCATGAAGATTCTGCAATAATTGATGATGAATGGGGCCGAACTCACGCCAGTGGTGTCCATGTTGGGGGTAGAATTGTCCTTAACATTTGGCGACTGATGCGTGGCGAAGTGAAGCTGAACTTGTACACACTTGAAGCCGTAGCTGAAGCAGTGCTGAGACGAAAAGTTCCATATATTCCTACCAAGGTATTGACAAATTGGTTTTTAAGTGGTCCTGGACGTGCAAGATACAGATGTATAGAGTATGTTTTAGAGAGGGCAAAGCTGAACCTTCATATCATGAATCAACTTGACGTGGTAAATAGAACATCAGAGCTTGCACGGATTTTTGGCATCGACTTCTTTTCAGTTCTTTCAAGGGGTTCACAGTACCGTGTTGAATCAATGTTTCTGAGGCTGGCTCATGCACAAAATTATGTTGCTGTTGCTCCTGGAAACCAACAAGTTGCTTCTCAACCTGCCATGGAATGTATACCCCTTGTCTTGGAACCAAAATCTGGATTTTATGCAGACCCTGTTGTCGTTTTGGATTTTCAATCACTTTATCCATCTATGATAATTGCATATAACCTCTGCTTCTGTACTTGCCTTGGTAAAGTTACTTCTGCAAAAACTAATATCCTCGGTGTTAGTTCATATTCACCTGATAAAAATGTGATGCATAATTTAAAGGATGAAATACTGCTCACTCCAAATGGTGTTATGTATGTGCCTCCCAAGGTCCGGAAGGGGGTATTACCTCGCTTATTGGAAGAAATTTTAGATACTAGGATTATGGTTAAAACAGCAATGAAGAAATTGGCTCCTGGACAGCAAGTTCTTCATCGGATATTCAATGCAAGGCAACTTGCTTTGAAGCTAATAGCCAATGTGACCTATGGGTATACAGCTGCTGGATTTAGTGGACGCATGCCCTGTGCTGAGCTCGCTGACAGTATTGTCCAGTGTGCCCGTAGAACATTGGAAAGTGCAATTTCATTTGTTAACACAAATGATAGGTGGAATGCTAAAGTCATATATGGTGATACAGACAG CATGTTTGTACTCCTTGAAGGACGTTCCGTTGAAGAAGCTTTTCGAATTGGTCATGAAATTGCATCAGAAGTAACTGCAATGAATCCAAATCCAGTCACGTTAAAGATGGAAAAGGTTTACGATTCGTGCTTCCTCCTTACTAAGAAACAATATGTTGGTTATAGTTACGAGAACCTTGGCCAAAGCAAACCAGTGTTTGATGCTAAAGGTATTGAGACAGTACGAAGAGATACATGTGGGGCTGTGTCCAAGATAATGGAGCGCTCTATAAGAGTCTTTTTTGAATATAAGGATATTGAGAAG GTGAAACATTACTTGGTGCGTCAGTGGAAAAAGATTATATCAGGCAGAGTATCTCTTCAGGATTTTGTCTTTGCAAAAGAGGTACGCTTAGGCACCTATTCCGCACAGGCTTCTTCACTTCCACCAGCAGCAATTGTTGCCACTAAGGCAATGAGAGTCGACCCTAGGGCAGAACCTCGGTATGCAGAGCGAGTACCTTATGTTGTGGTTCATGGTGAACCTGGTGCCAGGCTGGCTGATGTCGTGGTAGATCCCTTGGATCTTCTTTCGATTGATTCACCTTACAGGTTAAATGACATATATTACATCAAGAAACAGATAATCCCAGCATTGCAACGAGTATTTGGGCTCGTTCGAGCTGACTTGAATCAGTGGTTTTCAGATATGCCTCGTCCAGAGCGGGAGGCTGCTGGTAAACGTCACCCATTTGCAGCAAATGCGCACAGAACTAGAATTGATTATTACTATATGTCAAAACATTGTATCCTATGCGGTGAGTTGATCCAGGCATCTAGTTACGTCTGTCAAAACTGTTCCAGAAACGAAGCTGTAGTTGCTGCTGCATTAACAGGAAGAACTTCAATATTGGAAAGAAACATCCAACACCTTGCTACT ATATGTCGGCACTGTGGAGGAGGAGATTGGCTAGTAGAAAGTGGGGTGAAATGCATCTCTCTTGCGTGCTCTGTTTTCTTTGAAAGGAGGAAAATCCAGAAAGAACTGCGATCTCTTTCTGCTGTTACTACAGATGCAGGTTTTTATCCCAGTTGTGTCGTGGAATGGTTCTAA
- the LOC107831863 gene encoding DNA polymerase zeta catalytic subunit isoform X5, whose product MGDSQTDSNFFSVRIVSIDYYMAAPIPGFDICYSSFQGGRVNEVPVIRVYGATPAGQKTCLHLHGALPYFYVPWSDLFLQSDQKGSECTNALALALEKVLKLKGNAGSKRQHVHGCSLVRARKFYGYHSSEELFVKIYLYHPQDVSRAANLLLGGAVMDKSLQPHESHIPFLLQFLVDYSLYGMGHLHVSKMKFRNPIPDTFAPRKAKCFDRRRHSDMSTSMTAEFQVDLGGEACFNTPIWVSSTITDDWIWTGSSQADLSTNPDIPNIKRQSISDLEGDAIVDGCNSESAVYILYVPFTDQLPRENGSVNNTNLGGLSIAKFIEEEFARNGVHEVGLPPDPGKPLRDDVLRTLSHGLGYEEILMELSNDVNTSSSDIPQSINSSMNDGSVAKHVHCGSLNSIREPSRCSEEGLFQDHVVVESREETDACPKQMLADKLKAAVSVVPSQDLKASDQDALRLLNWLASSQASEDINSDDDLAREIILSPLMPAATINTVLEKANVAYENESQQECEDILDSVHGCHFEELDRKTSESISSDHSCRSSPGVMIPQLDGSNDDPSPHRKLGASSQADLLNNASLAISNKHKKKKPGWCSLPISLGQNVNDCSHPNPANTSSNHICGERDDRGTSSHMSFNKYPNFLTGSLNASANCEMEASMIVECSTRDLMRVKRSYHAEFPEYENQVKKVQFGAKGKEDSFLYAESRHDEKEKMPLDSLISRSAITDQPKECHERNSCLALQMQADPGDIKADKSNCPSYGKLPLSSCSLLANALKDGVFLSSEGPHVEVVRRTSASLQNYGTSDASTSQGTKELFQLPDVENQKTAIYMGSCGCSSRENVDSCVKCTKTSNSDLCTSVFAPYSQFASETEGKFTGFGKLLQKNAVGLSQSPVGPNSPTSAVTGVSGDSVELIGMTFIKKPPKVEFTDEPGRNAQLACGAPSYHVGNRKNKTRTCAQDRGLDECSPFFEGKCLVGEKICSTSSGTRNYIHCQDNMLGVPIHYQNDGSYLYMLTPVYSPPRSECVQQWLSLDCIESSKMNVVSGPPVYPSIKVCSDDVAESQGSQSTFGAQPLMDSVSASEPNPNYLQAKENYQESNSVQMNSVSPHARIKQQNENIILKCEPSMRGSQDLSQISGPDGKSRLTPLSQTGFRDPASIGCGQQLTILSIEVQAESRGDLRPDPRVDAVRIVVLVFQEDDDLRSDTHVLVHCNGESVQKDLDGLSECKVFTFSEERQVFVHFIKMINSFDPDILMGWDIQGGSLGFLAERAAYLGIGLLNNISRTPSEGNIVSRDSEGGKLSDVFSEAVATDPMFHEDSAIIDDEWGRTHASGVHVGGRIVLNIWRLMRGEVKLNLYTLEAVAEAVLRRKVPYIPTKVLTNWFLSGPGRARYRCIEYVLERAKLNLHIMNQLDVVNRTSELARIFGIDFFSVLSRGSQYRVESMFLRLAHAQNYVAVAPGNQQVASQPAMECIPLVLEPKSGFYADPVVVLDFQSLYPSMIIAYNLCFCTCLGKVTSAKTNILGVSSYSPDKNVMHNLKDEILLTPNGVMYVPPKVRKGVLPRLLEEILDTRIMVKTAMKKLAPGQQVLHRIFNARQLALKLIANVTYGYTAAGFSGRMPCAELADSIVQCARRTLESAISFVNTNDRWNAKVIYGDTDRYLMELVEVTGSWPGHHNYQKKFQRPSDLVCECYWKLVVDFWL is encoded by the exons atgggGGATTCTCAGACCGATTCGAACTTCTTCAGTGTTCGAATTGTTTCAATAGACTATTACATGGCCGCTCCAATTCCTGGCTTCGACATTTGTTACAGCAGTTTCCAAG GTGGGAGAGTAAATGAGGTTCCTGTGATCAGAGTGTATGGTGCCACTCCTGCTGGCCAGAAGACCTGTTTGCACCTTCATGGG GCTCTGCCTTATTTTTATGTTCCATGGTCAGATCTCTTCCTCCAATCAGATCAAAAAG GGAGTGAATGCACGAATGCTCTAGCTCTTGCTCTTGAGAAGGTGCTCAAG CTTAAAGGCAATGCTGGCTCAAAACGTCAACATGTCCACGGTTGCAGCCTTGTACGAGCAAGGAAGTTTTATGGTTATCATTCTTCTGAGGAACTGTTTGTGAAGATCTATCT CTATCATCCACAGGATGTCTCGCGCGCTGCCAATCTACTTCTG GGAGGTGCAGTAATGGATAAGTCATTACAGCCCCACGAATCTCATATACCTTTCCTTCTTCAATTCCTG GTTGACTATAGCTTGTATGGGATGGGTCATCTACATGTATCAAAGATGAAGTTCCGCAATCCAATACCAGATACTTTCGCTCCAAGAAAGGCTAAATGCTTTGATAGAAGAAGGCATTCTGATATGTCCACTTCCATGACTGCAGAGTTTCAG GTTGATTTAGGTGGTGAGGCTTGTTTCAACACACCAATTTGGGTATCTTCTACAATTACGGACGATTGGATATGGACAGGCTCTAGTCAGGCTGACCTTTCAACAAATCCGGATATCCCTAACATTAAGCGACAAAGTATCTCTGACCTTGAAGGAGATGCTATTGTTGATGGTTG CAATTCTGAATCAGCAGTTTATATCCTGTATGTCCCTTTCACAGACCAGCTCCCAAGAGAAAATGGTTCAGTCAATAATACCAATTTGGGAGGTTTGTCAATAGCCAAGTTTATTGAG GAGGagtttgcaaggaatggggtgcACGAAGTGGGTTTGCCTCCTGATCCTGGTAAACCCCTTCGAGATGATGTCTTGAGAACACTTTCTCATGGGCTTGGATATGAAGAGATTCTAATGGAATTAAGCAATGATGTGAACACTTCTTCTTCTGATATTCCACAGTCAATCAACTCATCAATGAATGATGGGAGCGTTGCCAAACATGTACATTGTGGCTCTTTAAATAGTATACGGGAACCATCCCGATGCTCAGAAGAAGGATTATTTCAAGATCATGTTGTTGTTGAATCAAGGGAGGAAACTGATGCATGTCCCAAGCAGATGTTAGCTGATAAATTGAAAGCAGCTGTTTCCGTGGTACCATCACAGGATTTGAAG GCTTCAGATCAGGATGCCTTGAGACTTCTAAATTGGCTTGCATCTTCTCAAGCTTCAGAGGACATAAACTCCGATGATGACCTTGCTCGGGAAATCATTTTGAGTCCTTTAATGCCAGCAGCGACTATTAATACGGTGTTGGAGAAGGCAAATGTGGCCTATGAGAATGAATCTCAGCAAGAGTGTGAGGACATTCTTGATTCTGTTCACGGTTGTCATTTTGAAGAATTAGACAGAAAAACTTCTGAGTCCATCAGCAGTGATCATTCGTGCAGAAGTTCGCCGGGTGTGATGATTCCTCAGCTGGATGGCTCCAATGATGATCCAAGCCCACATAGAAAACTCGGAGCATCTTCCCAAGCAGATTTATTGAATAATGCTAGTTTAGCCATTAGCaataaacacaaaaagaaaaaaccaGGATGGTGCTCTTTACCCATTTCTTTGGGTCAAAATGTGAATGATTGTTCACATCCAAATCCAGCTAACACATCTAGCAATCACATTTGTGGCGAAAGAGATGACAGAGGAACTTCTTCTCACATGAGTTTTAACAAATACCCTAATTTTCTAACGGGCAGTTTGAATGCATCTGCTAATTGTGAAATGGAAGCTAGTATGATAGTTGAATGCTCTACGCGTGATTTGATGAGGGTAAAAAGATCCTATCATGCTGAGTTTCCTGAATATGAAAATCAGGTAAAAAAAGTACAATTTGGtgcaaaaggaaaagaagattcTTTTCTTTATGCAGAATCCAGACATGATGAGAAAGAGAAAATGCCTCTTGATTCCTTGATATCTCGATCAGCAATCACGGATCAACCAAAAGAATGTCATGAGAGGAACTCATGTCTTGCACTTCAGATGCAGGCTGATCCTGGTGATATCAAAGCTGACAAATCTAATTGTCCTTCATATGGTAAGTTGCCTCTTTCATCCTGCTCTCTGCTGGCAAATGCATTAAAAGATGGAGTGTTTCTTTCTTCTGAAGGACCTCATGTTGAGGTTGTCCGCAGAACATCTGCAAGTTTGCAAAATTATGGAACTAGTGATGCATCCACCTCACAGGGGACAAAAGAACTATTCCAGCTTCCTGATGTTGAGAATCAAAAAACTGCCATTTACATGGGAAGCTGTGGATGCTCTAGTCGTGAAAATGTTGACAGCTGTGTGAAATGTACTAAAACTTCAAATTCTGATCTTTGTACTTCTGTATTTGCTCCATATTCTCAGTTCGCATCTGAAACTGAAGGTAAATTTACTGGTTTTGGGAAATTGCTGCAAAAAAATGCAGTAGGTTTAAGTCAATCTCCTGTTGGTCCTAATAGTCCAACATCTGCAGTAACTGGTGTATCTGGTGACTCTGTGGAACTTATAGGCATGACCTTCATCAAGAAACCTCCTAAGGTGGAGTTCACAGATGAACCTGGACGCAATGCTCAGTTAGCATGTGGTGCCCCTAGTTACCATGTGGGGAACAGGAAAAATAAAACAAGGACATGTGCCCAGGATAGAGGTTTAGATGAATGCTCCCCTTTCTTTGAGGGGAAATGCCTAGTAGGAGAAAAGATTTGCAGTACTAGTTCTGGAACAAGGAACTACATTCATTGTCAAGACAATATGTTGGGTGTACCCATTCACTATCAAAATGATGGGTCTTATTTATACATGCTGACTCCTGTTTATTCACCACCACGAAGTGAATGTGTTCAACAATGGCTGTCACTTGATTGTATAGAATCTTCTAAAATGAATGTAGTTTCTGGCCCACCAGTGTACCCGTCAATAAAGGTTTGCTCTGATGATGTAGCAGAATCACAGGGTTCTCAATCCACCTTTGGTGCTCAACCTTTGATGGATTCTGTCTCTGCTTCAGAACCAAATCCAAATTATCTTCAAGCTAAAGAAAATTATCAGGAAAGCAATAGTGTACAAATGAATTCTGTTTCTCCCCATGCAAGAataaaacaacaaaatgaaaatatTATCTTGAAATGTGAACCATCAATGCGTGGCTCTCAAGATCTCTCCCAGATATCCGGTCCTGATGGAAAATCAAGGCTAACTCCTTTAAGTCAAACTGGTTTTCGGGACCCTGCTAGTATCGGTTGTGGACAGCAGTTAACAATATTGAGCATAGAGGTCCAAGCAGAATCCAGGGGTGATCTGAGACCTGATCCTCGAGTTGATGCCGTAAGAATTGTTGTTCTCGTTTTCCAGGAAGATGATGATCTAAGATCTGATACTCACGTACTTGTGCATTGCAATGGTGAATCTGTTCAAAAAGACCTTGATGGATTATCTGAGTGTAAAGTTTTCACTTTCTCTGAAGAGAGGCAAGTATTTGTTCATTTCATAAAGATGATTAATTCTTTTGACCCAGACATACTTATGGGATGGGATATTCAAGGCGGTTCCCTTGGGTTTCTTGCTGAACGGGCTGCATACCTTGGCATTGGTTTGCTTAACAATATATCTCGCACTCCATCAGAGGGAAATATAGTTTCTAGAGACTCTGAAGGAGGAAAACTAAGTGATGTTTTTTCTGAAGCTGTTGCAACTGACCCAATGTTTCATGAAGATTCTGCAATAATTGATGATGAATGGGGCCGAACTCACGCCAGTGGTGTCCATGTTGGGGGTAGAATTGTCCTTAACATTTGGCGACTGATGCGTGGCGAAGTGAAGCTGAACTTGTACACACTTGAAGCCGTAGCTGAAGCAGTGCTGAGACGAAAAGTTCCATATATTCCTACCAAGGTATTGACAAATTGGTTTTTAAGTGGTCCTGGACGTGCAAGATACAGATGTATAGAGTATGTTTTAGAGAGGGCAAAGCTGAACCTTCATATCATGAATCAACTTGACGTGGTAAATAGAACATCAGAGCTTGCACGGATTTTTGGCATCGACTTCTTTTCAGTTCTTTCAAGGGGTTCACAGTACCGTGTTGAATCAATGTTTCTGAGGCTGGCTCATGCACAAAATTATGTTGCTGTTGCTCCTGGAAACCAACAAGTTGCTTCTCAACCTGCCATGGAATGTATACCCCTTGTCTTGGAACCAAAATCTGGATTTTATGCAGACCCTGTTGTCGTTTTGGATTTTCAATCACTTTATCCATCTATGATAATTGCATATAACCTCTGCTTCTGTACTTGCCTTGGTAAAGTTACTTCTGCAAAAACTAATATCCTCGGTGTTAGTTCATATTCACCTGATAAAAATGTGATGCATAATTTAAAGGATGAAATACTGCTCACTCCAAATGGTGTTATGTATGTGCCTCCCAAGGTCCGGAAGGGGGTATTACCTCGCTTATTGGAAGAAATTTTAGATACTAGGATTATGGTTAAAACAGCAATGAAGAAATTGGCTCCTGGACAGCAAGTTCTTCATCGGATATTCAATGCAAGGCAACTTGCTTTGAAGCTAATAGCCAATGTGACCTATGGGTATACAGCTGCTGGATTTAGTGGACGCATGCCCTGTGCTGAGCTCGCTGACAGTATTGTCCAGTGTGCCCGTAGAACATTGGAAAGTGCAATTTCATTTGTTAACACAAATGATAGGTGGAATGCTAAAGTCATATATGGTGATACAGACAG GTATCTgatggaattagtcgaggtgactggaagctggcccggacaccacAATTATCAAAAAAAGTTTCAACGACCATCTGATCTTGTCTGTGAATGCTACTGGAAATTGGTGGTTGATTTTTGGCTATAA